A genomic segment from Deinococcus sp. YIM 77859 encodes:
- a CDS encoding AAA family ATPase translates to MTTDWRHDASSRRARPPQVRGAVARPRLLALLRSARVVTVVAPAGYGKTTTLAAHLPDLGQAAWLTLDVDDADPQVLAAGLALAVSGLPEGEGPGVLLDVGTPPRRVAARVADVLDRAGALLVLDEAQHLAGPLTGDMLKELLGGRVALLSRTPLEHPELTRLEAAGDLVRVSAPDLAFTPTELTDLLTAHGVQASGSEVRLAHTVTEGWPIAARFLAQAAAQGRVPLARLADLDGGEVPLATLFAYLAQEVLGPLDPALRALLTRGSVFEELTPDLLADVLAEREAATLLAALERGGTFLTRTGDSYRAHPLLRAHLRGLLTGEQVREIAARGAAYFERTGRPRRALAAHLQAGHTNRAAELLAHHGGRWLAQGRVTLVGRSLARLPAAAWTPALHALSGDALRLASRYGEALAAYEQAEPLARALGEAQVALDTVQPDLAWEPLQQAAALAADEATRAQVRRMRAENHLNAGELLQALALVPDLAGGRGMPCAPDTSPTRLPWPWRRRGGKPGARGPRKTTARACCSRRSCTPCSGRRRRRPAVLVRVWQKGNASRAALCARWPWPGWGMPRWPPNGPRRHGAPTRRRLPSRSTWCPAYRWNREWGWPIWRAAQATSPWPPNTRRGPSPIRAETATWPP, encoded by the coding sequence GTGACGACAGACTGGCGGCATGACGCCTCCTCACGGCGGGCGCGTCCCCCGCAGGTGCGCGGAGCGGTGGCGCGGCCCCGCCTGCTGGCGCTGCTGCGCTCCGCGCGGGTGGTGACGGTGGTGGCCCCGGCGGGGTACGGCAAGACCACGACGCTCGCGGCCCACCTGCCCGACCTGGGCCAGGCCGCCTGGCTCACGCTCGACGTGGACGACGCCGATCCCCAGGTGCTCGCAGCGGGCCTCGCGCTCGCGGTGTCTGGTCTGCCGGAGGGCGAAGGACCAGGAGTCCTGCTGGATGTGGGGACGCCTCCCCGGCGGGTGGCCGCACGGGTCGCGGACGTGCTGGACCGAGCGGGTGCCCTCCTCGTGCTGGACGAGGCGCAGCACCTCGCGGGGCCGCTGACGGGTGACATGCTCAAGGAGCTGCTGGGCGGGCGGGTGGCGCTCCTTTCCCGCACGCCGCTGGAACACCCGGAGCTGACCCGTCTGGAGGCCGCCGGCGACCTGGTGCGGGTGAGTGCGCCGGACCTGGCCTTTACTCCCACCGAACTCACCGACCTGCTGACGGCCCACGGCGTCCAGGCCAGCGGGTCCGAGGTGAGGCTGGCCCACACGGTCACCGAAGGCTGGCCCATCGCCGCTCGCTTCCTGGCACAGGCCGCCGCCCAGGGCCGGGTTCCCCTGGCCCGGCTGGCGGACCTCGACGGGGGTGAGGTGCCACTGGCCACCCTGTTTGCCTACCTCGCCCAGGAGGTGCTGGGGCCGCTTGATCCCGCGTTGCGGGCACTTCTGACGCGCGGCAGCGTCTTTGAGGAACTCACGCCGGACCTGCTTGCCGACGTGCTGGCCGAACGCGAGGCGGCGACCCTCCTCGCTGCCCTTGAACGGGGCGGCACCTTTCTCACCCGCACGGGCGACAGCTACCGGGCGCATCCCCTGCTGCGCGCGCACCTGCGCGGCCTCCTGACCGGTGAGCAGGTCCGGGAGATCGCCGCGCGGGGTGCAGCGTACTTTGAACGCACCGGACGCCCCCGCCGAGCACTCGCCGCGCACCTCCAGGCGGGCCACACCAACCGGGCCGCCGAACTCTTGGCCCATCACGGCGGACGCTGGCTTGCCCAGGGCCGGGTGACCCTGGTGGGCCGCAGCCTCGCGCGCCTGCCCGCCGCCGCCTGGACGCCTGCCCTGCATGCCCTCTCCGGCGACGCGCTGCGCCTCGCCTCACGCTACGGGGAGGCGCTGGCCGCCTACGAACAGGCGGAGCCGCTCGCCCGGGCGCTGGGAGAAGCGCAGGTCGCCCTGGACACCGTGCAGCCGGACCTCGCCTGGGAACCGCTGCAACAGGCTGCGGCCCTGGCCGCCGACGAGGCGACACGGGCCCAGGTCCGGCGAATGCGGGCCGAAAACCACCTCAACGCGGGCGAACTTCTCCAGGCCCTGGCGCTGGTCCCCGACCTGGCGGGGGGGCGAGGTATGCCCTGCGCTCCGGACACATCACCCACGCGCTTACCCTGGCCCTGGAGGCGGCGCGGGGGGAAACCGGGGGCGCGCGGGCCGCGCAAAACCACCGCGAGGGCCTGCTGCTCGCGGCGTTCTTGCACGCCGTGCTCGGGGAGGCGCCGGAGGCGGCCCGCTGTGCTCGTGCGGGTCTGGCAGAAGGGGAACGCCTCGAGAGCCGCTTTGTGTGCTCGCTGGCCCTGGCCCGGCTGGGGCATGCCGAGGTGGCCGCCCAACGGCCCGAGGCGGCACGGGGCGCCTACCAGGAGGCGCTTGCCCTCTCGCTCGACGTGGTGCCCCGCCTACAGGTGGAACCGCGAATGGGGCTGGCCTATCTGGAGGGCCGCTCAGGCCACGTCACCCTGGCCGCCGAACACGAGGCGCGGGCCCTCGCCCATACGGGCGGAGACCGCTACGTGGCCGCCTTGA
- a CDS encoding N-acetylmuramoyl-L-alanine amidase: MPLRRAAVTLALLAAPALAVARAGPEIFVAYPPDGHRVAFDHVLLEGSVPPGASLSVGGQAVAVGADGLFILWWPLRPGTNELRLTSTQGTQTNTRSLRVIRTAAAPLPATPTQIDRSSLTPAVSLEFWDAAHDSPAERTVEVAFRGSPGGRATFQVGAGASQLLREVSPGRYEGAYVLPVSALLSQAPVTVRLTGRDGKTVTATAPGRLSSRPQGVQTGVQRPNTVPGLGLNDAGNVATTPGGEPFLYPREGMAFALVGRQGEDVRARLAPGVSVLLSEQQLAVTPGAPPPAHAGQVTLEDFSSAAELHVRVPLGGARVPFTVTQENGGRRLALTLYGLETPPTLPPTLNDPLLAHAEVQALGLGVTRLTLELSAPQAWGFTANYQGDDLRLTVRRPPALNRTQPLAGRVIVLDAGHGGTQTGGAGSLRVPEKDLVLPIARRAADLLRAQGADVVLTRDSDVTLGLYERGLIAEAVRADLLVSIHANALPDGRDPRGIRGPEVHFTHPQAQAPAAALLAALRRGLPELGTGAGLKPGANLALTRPTTQPSLLVETAYLTDPGNLRLLMDPGGRERLAQAIAAGIADFYAAQAQP, translated from the coding sequence ATGCCCCTGCGCCGCGCCGCCGTGACGCTTGCCCTGCTGGCTGCCCCTGCCCTCGCGGTGGCCCGCGCCGGACCCGAGATCTTTGTCGCCTATCCGCCGGACGGGCACCGGGTGGCGTTTGATCACGTGCTGCTTGAGGGCAGTGTGCCGCCCGGCGCGAGCCTAAGCGTGGGGGGACAGGCGGTGGCCGTGGGCGCCGATGGCCTCTTCATCCTGTGGTGGCCGCTGCGCCCGGGAACAAACGAGCTGCGCCTGACGAGCACCCAGGGCACCCAAACAAACACCCGCTCTTTGCGGGTGATCCGGACGGCGGCGGCACCGCTCCCCGCCACGCCGACCCAGATCGACCGCAGCAGCCTGACGCCCGCCGTCTCCTTGGAATTCTGGGACGCGGCCCACGACTCGCCCGCCGAGCGCACGGTAGAGGTGGCCTTTCGCGGCTCACCGGGCGGGCGAGCGACCTTTCAGGTCGGGGCAGGCGCGTCCCAGCTCCTGCGCGAGGTGAGCCCAGGGCGTTACGAGGGCGCCTACGTCCTGCCCGTCTCCGCCCTGCTGTCTCAGGCCCCCGTGACGGTTCGCCTCACCGGCCGCGACGGGAAGACGGTGACGGCCACGGCCCCTGGCCGTCTGAGCAGCAGGCCGCAGGGGGTCCAGACGGGCGTTCAGCGGCCCAACACGGTGCCCGGCTTGGGCCTCAACGACGCGGGAAACGTCGCGACGACTCCCGGGGGCGAGCCGTTCCTGTACCCGCGTGAGGGCATGGCCTTTGCGCTTGTCGGACGGCAGGGGGAGGATGTGCGCGCCCGCCTTGCACCCGGCGTGAGCGTGCTGCTTTCCGAGCAACAACTCGCCGTCACGCCGGGGGCTCCTCCCCCCGCCCACGCTGGGCAGGTGACCCTGGAAGACTTCTCTTCCGCCGCGGAGCTGCATGTCCGGGTGCCGCTCGGTGGGGCGCGCGTCCCCTTTACCGTGACGCAGGAGAATGGGGGCCGCCGCTTGGCCCTGACCCTCTACGGCTTGGAGACGCCGCCGACCCTGCCGCCCACCCTGAATGATCCGCTGCTGGCACACGCAGAGGTGCAGGCCCTGGGCCTGGGCGTCACCCGGCTGACCCTGGAGTTGAGCGCGCCACAGGCCTGGGGATTTACCGCGAACTACCAGGGGGACGATCTGCGGCTCACCGTGCGCCGTCCGCCCGCGCTGAACCGAACACAGCCCCTCGCGGGGCGGGTGATCGTGCTGGACGCCGGGCACGGCGGCACCCAAACGGGCGGGGCGGGCAGCCTGCGCGTCCCCGAAAAGGATCTGGTGCTGCCCATTGCCCGCCGCGCCGCCGACCTGTTGCGGGCACAGGGCGCGGATGTGGTCCTCACCCGTGACAGCGACGTCACCCTTGGCCTGTACGAGCGGGGGTTGATCGCCGAGGCGGTGCGTGCTGACCTGCTCGTGTCCATCCACGCCAACGCCCTGCCCGATGGGCGTGACCCCCGGGGCATTCGTGGTCCAGAGGTGCACTTCACGCACCCGCAGGCCCAGGCTCCCGCCGCCGCACTTCTCGCCGCCCTGCGGCGCGGGCTCCCCGAACTCGGCACCGGCGCCGGGCTCAAGCCCGGGGCGAATCTCGCCCTGACCCGGCCCACCACGCAGCCCAGCCTGCTTGTGGAGACGGCGTACCTCACCGATCCGGGAAACCTTCGCCTCCTCATGGACCCCGGAGGACGCGAGCGCCTCGCGCAGGCGATTGCTGCGGGCATCGCGGACTTCTATGCCGCCCAGGCGCAGCCGTGA
- a CDS encoding 3-hydroxybutyrate dehydrogenase, which yields MTQDSRVALVTGGSSGIGLAIAQRLQADGLRVAVLDLDRPQARTAAAQHGFTFVGADLARREDCRRAVAETVAALGGLDVLVNNAGFQHIDPIADFPEDTWDTMLHVMLTAPFLLTKYAWPYLRRSGQGRVVNIASIHGQVASPFKSAYISAKHGLIGLTRTAALEAGEQGFTVNAICPGYVRTPLVEGQIADQARTRGLSPEDVEQKVMLEPAAIKKLLLPEDVAALASYVVSPAAWGMTGAVLDLDLGWTAR from the coding sequence ATGACTCAGGACTCTCGCGTGGCCCTCGTGACGGGCGGCAGCAGCGGCATCGGCCTCGCCATCGCGCAGCGGCTTCAGGCCGATGGACTACGGGTCGCCGTGCTCGACCTCGACCGTCCGCAGGCGCGTACCGCGGCCGCACAGCACGGCTTCACCTTTGTGGGGGCGGACCTCGCCCGCCGGGAAGACTGCCGCCGAGCGGTCGCGGAGACCGTCGCAGCGCTGGGAGGCCTCGACGTGCTGGTCAACAACGCGGGCTTTCAGCACATCGACCCCATCGCGGACTTTCCCGAGGACACCTGGGACACCATGCTGCACGTGATGCTGACCGCCCCCTTTTTGCTGACGAAGTACGCCTGGCCGTATCTGAGGCGTTCGGGGCAGGGCCGCGTCGTCAACATCGCCTCCATCCACGGTCAGGTGGCCAGCCCCTTTAAAAGCGCCTACATCAGCGCCAAGCACGGGCTGATCGGCCTGACGCGGACCGCTGCCCTGGAGGCAGGCGAGCAGGGCTTTACGGTGAACGCGATTTGCCCCGGCTACGTCCGCACGCCCCTGGTGGAGGGCCAGATTGCGGACCAAGCCCGCACGCGCGGCCTGAGCCCCGAGGACGTCGAGCAGAAGGTGATGCTGGAACCCGCCGCCATCAAAAAACTTCTGCTCCCCGAAGACGTGGCGGCCCTCGCGAGCTACGTGGTGAGCCCCGCCGCCTGGGGAATGACGGGGGCAGTGCTTGACCTCGATCTGGGGTGGACCGCGCGCTAG
- a CDS encoding BTAD domain-containing putative transcriptional regulator, protein MGLAYLEGRSGHVTLAAEHEARALAHTGGDRYVAALTRLTAALGRLHGGDERGAVPGLEAASALFAACGDAFGEGAAALARYAATGEGAEAAAQAVARFPFLLARRSLLSPAPERVARAALLARLGAAVPEAQAALLPIARALGYTHVPVPLEVPPTEVRVQVLGRVTVVRGERETREWGRARARDLLALLAVSPQGLPREAAQEALFPGADPQAGERNFRVTLHALGQVLEEGVASGTFLERGDWLRLRCGPDLTVDLHEALTWLHAEPGTPGRAAALLALPGEVADSDLTAVQAEAERYAVHLPEALTAEAEHALHAVGPDLATRLAERALALDPAHEPAARTLMRAWHARANPAAAARTYAALRAALADLGLTPLPETETLHRALTGRARETPS, encoded by the coding sequence ATGGGGCTGGCCTATCTGGAGGGCCGCTCAGGCCACGTCACCCTGGCCGCCGAACACGAGGCGCGGGCCCTCGCCCATACGGGCGGAGACCGCTACGTGGCCGCCTTGACGCGGCTAACGGCCGCCCTGGGACGGCTGCACGGGGGGGATGAGCGGGGAGCGGTGCCCGGTCTGGAGGCGGCAAGCGCCCTCTTTGCCGCCTGTGGAGACGCCTTTGGCGAGGGGGCCGCCGCCCTCGCGCGCTACGCGGCCACCGGCGAAGGCGCAGAGGCCGCGGCTCAGGCGGTGGCCCGGTTTCCCTTCCTGCTCGCGCGGCGCTCGCTGCTCTCCCCTGCCCCGGAACGTGTGGCGCGAGCGGCGCTGCTCGCTCGGCTGGGGGCAGCGGTGCCGGAGGCGCAGGCCGCGCTCCTCCCCATCGCCCGCGCCCTGGGCTACACGCACGTTCCTGTGCCCCTTGAGGTTCCGCCCACCGAGGTGCGGGTGCAGGTGCTGGGGCGGGTGACGGTGGTGCGCGGGGAGCGGGAAACGCGCGAGTGGGGCCGCGCGCGCGCCCGCGACCTGCTCGCCCTGCTTGCCGTTTCTCCCCAGGGCTTGCCACGCGAGGCGGCACAGGAGGCCCTGTTTCCGGGGGCGGACCCCCAGGCGGGCGAGCGCAATTTTCGCGTCACGCTGCACGCCCTTGGGCAGGTGCTGGAAGAGGGGGTGGCCAGCGGCACCTTTTTGGAGCGCGGGGACTGGCTGCGGCTGAGATGTGGTCCTGACCTGACGGTGGATCTGCACGAGGCGCTGACCTGGCTGCATGCTGAGCCCGGAACGCCCGGACGCGCCGCCGCCCTGCTGGCCCTGCCGGGAGAGGTGGCCGACAGTGACCTCACCGCGGTACAGGCCGAGGCCGAGCGCTACGCCGTTCATCTCCCCGAGGCCCTGACCGCAGAAGCCGAGCACGCTCTGCACGCCGTGGGGCCGGACCTGGCGACCCGGCTGGCCGAGCGCGCCCTGGCGCTCGACCCCGCGCACGAGCCCGCGGCCCGCACCCTGATGCGCGCGTGGCATGCCCGGGCCAACCCCGCCGCCGCCGCCCGCACCTACGCAGCCCTGCGTGCCGCTCTTGCGGACCTCGGCCTCACGCCGCTTCCAGAAACGGAGACGCTGCACCGGGCGCTGACGGGGCGGGCGCGTGAAACGCCTTCGTGA
- a CDS encoding ATP-binding cassette domain-containing protein, with translation MTTPSPDASVHVRELRKHYVVHEKEPGFLGSLRSFVRRKTRVVEAVRGVSFDLQPGEMVGFLGPNGAGKTTTLKMLSGLLHPSGGEVRVAGFEPRRRQSEFLRRITLVMGQKQQLLWDLPALDSFLVNQAIYEIPDAQYRETMREFTEVLGLEGILKKQVRKLSLGERMKCELAAALLHRPRVLFLDEPTIGLDVNMQESVRAFIREYNARYGATVILTSHYMADVTALARRILVIDQGQLVFDGDLARLALRGGGGKTIRLQLRQPVTPSELSAYGSNVKVDGLSAELIVPRAEVSARAAGLLAHLDVADLTVEDPPIETVLAELFGGKEAVRG, from the coding sequence ATGACCACACCCTCCCCGGACGCCAGCGTGCACGTCCGAGAACTGCGCAAGCATTACGTCGTTCACGAGAAGGAGCCGGGCTTTCTGGGCAGCCTCCGCAGCTTTGTTCGGCGCAAAACCCGCGTGGTGGAGGCCGTGAGGGGCGTCTCCTTTGACCTCCAGCCCGGCGAGATGGTGGGCTTTTTGGGCCCCAACGGGGCAGGCAAGACAACCACCCTCAAGATGCTTTCCGGTCTGCTGCACCCCTCGGGCGGGGAGGTGCGGGTGGCCGGTTTCGAGCCGCGGCGCCGCCAAAGCGAATTCCTGCGGCGCATCACCCTGGTGATGGGGCAAAAACAGCAGCTGCTGTGGGACCTCCCCGCCCTCGACTCCTTTCTGGTCAACCAGGCCATCTACGAGATTCCCGACGCACAGTACCGCGAGACCATGCGTGAATTCACCGAGGTGCTGGGCTTGGAGGGAATTCTCAAGAAGCAGGTCCGCAAGCTTTCGCTGGGCGAGCGCATGAAATGCGAGCTGGCCGCCGCCCTGCTGCACCGCCCCCGCGTGCTGTTTCTCGATGAGCCCACGATTGGCCTGGACGTCAACATGCAAGAAAGCGTGCGGGCCTTTATCCGTGAGTACAACGCCCGCTACGGGGCCACCGTCATCCTAACCAGCCACTACATGGCCGACGTGACCGCCCTGGCTCGGCGCATCCTCGTGATCGACCAGGGCCAACTGGTCTTTGATGGCGACCTGGCTCGGCTTGCCCTGCGCGGCGGCGGCGGCAAAACGATCCGGCTGCAACTGCGCCAGCCCGTGACCCCGAGCGAACTCAGTGCCTACGGCAGCAACGTCAAGGTGGACGGGCTCAGCGCCGAACTCATCGTGCCCCGCGCGGAGGTGAGTGCGCGCGCCGCCGGGCTGCTTGCTCACCTCGATGTCGCAGACCTCACAGTCGAGGATCCGCCCATCGAAACCGTGCTGGCAGAGCTCTTTGGGGGCAAGGAGGCCGTGCGTGGCTAG
- a CDS encoding chromate transporter, translating to MPDLWEIFLVFARLGLISFGGTNVAELERALVLHHGWIDARTLASGFALGQLMPGPNMLAVTHYGYAAAGPSGALAATLGFYGPTALLSAAAALLWQRHSAHPWALALRNALLPFGGGVMLAGALVLARTSVTSWPAALLTAAAFLLLWRTRVNSAAVVLGAAAVGALLGL from the coding sequence ATGCCTGACCTCTGGGAAATCTTCCTGGTGTTTGCCCGGCTGGGCCTGATCAGCTTCGGCGGAACAAACGTCGCGGAGCTCGAGCGGGCGCTTGTCTTGCATCACGGCTGGATCGACGCACGAACGCTCGCGAGCGGCTTTGCGCTGGGGCAACTGATGCCGGGACCGAATATGCTGGCGGTCACGCACTACGGGTACGCCGCCGCCGGGCCAAGCGGAGCACTCGCCGCGACGCTGGGCTTCTACGGGCCAACCGCGCTGCTGAGTGCGGCAGCGGCGCTTCTGTGGCAGCGGCATAGCGCACATCCTTGGGCGCTCGCCCTCAGAAACGCGCTGCTGCCCTTTGGCGGGGGGGTGATGCTGGCGGGGGCACTGGTGCTCGCGCGAACGAGCGTGACCTCCTGGCCGGCCGCGCTGCTGACGGCCGCCGCCTTCCTGCTGCTGTGGCGTACGCGGGTGAATAGCGCCGCCGTGGTGCTGGGCGCCGCAGCCGTGGGAGCGCTGCTCGGGTTGTAG
- a CDS encoding ABC transporter permease, with the protein MKLLRLIRIFVGATLAAQLEYRANFLGAVLASLGEAGVALLGLAVLFGQPGTTSVGGWSFQQALLVTGFFMLTEGVISVFIQPNMSKIAEAVRTGSMDFVLLKPIDAQFNVSTRHLNALRATDLCIGAALIVYAASQLEVTWPGILLSALLYLCAVVIVYCIWLALSTTAFWFVKTQNAAELFNGVFGAARFPVTAFPLPIRALLTFVVPVAFITTVPAQAMTGTLPTALAVAAPVVAGVLLLLTRLFWLRALASYTSASS; encoded by the coding sequence ATGAAGCTCCTCCGCTTGATCCGCATCTTTGTGGGGGCTACGCTCGCCGCCCAACTGGAATACCGCGCCAACTTTCTGGGCGCCGTCCTCGCCAGCCTGGGAGAAGCCGGTGTGGCCCTCTTGGGGCTTGCCGTCCTATTCGGACAACCAGGCACCACGAGCGTAGGGGGATGGTCTTTTCAGCAGGCCCTGTTGGTAACAGGCTTTTTTATGCTGACCGAAGGGGTCATCAGCGTCTTTATCCAGCCCAACATGAGCAAGATCGCCGAGGCCGTGCGCACCGGCAGCATGGACTTTGTCCTGCTGAAGCCCATAGATGCCCAATTCAACGTCTCCACTCGGCATCTGAATGCACTGCGTGCAACTGATCTTTGTATAGGTGCGGCTCTCATCGTTTATGCTGCCTCCCAACTTGAGGTGACTTGGCCAGGAATCCTGCTCTCTGCCCTGCTCTATCTCTGCGCTGTTGTCATCGTGTACTGTATCTGGCTTGCGCTCTCGACCACTGCCTTCTGGTTTGTAAAGACCCAAAACGCTGCCGAGCTCTTTAACGGTGTCTTTGGTGCAGCCCGCTTTCCAGTCACAGCCTTTCCTTTGCCCATCCGTGCCCTGCTGACCTTTGTGGTGCCCGTGGCTTTTATCACCACTGTGCCGGCTCAGGCCATGACCGGTACCCTGCCGACAGCACTGGCTGTGGCCGCGCCCGTGGTGGCAGGAGTTCTGCTGCTTCTGACGCGCCTCTTTTGGCTGAGGGCTTTGGCCAGCTATACCAGCGCGAGCAGCTAG
- a CDS encoding putative CRISPR-associated protein has translation MSQRVISTVGTSLLGNLHNPRVNPDGLDALALLRRDPQRASAEANAITRLAKGGDTLVFLHSDTEDGERCADHLNTYFAGQGHPVHVRRVAGLSYNEKGFVSHGLRALVRLLAEEIRTAKRAEQRPLLNATGGFKAEIAYATAVGLMFHVPVSYIHERFGDVVTLPASPVGWDYSLLSWYRDFFDWLDEEPRPTHAVHERLAALPESVALLVEDAPDGQSYLSPLGEAYLEAFRGQADTRRSLRLSASARRTLDALDFSTQSAYRQLLERLRHGGAGDWRRSAELVRGDVFKFPKGHSVHRAFVREDDAGLWVLELCGHEDERRYQELIRTIRWSHYQEDEFSALP, from the coding sequence GTGAGCCAGCGCGTCATCTCCACCGTCGGCACGAGTCTGCTGGGCAATCTGCATAATCCGCGCGTCAATCCGGACGGCCTGGATGCCCTGGCGCTGCTGCGGCGCGACCCACAGCGGGCCAGCGCCGAGGCCAACGCCATCACCCGGCTGGCGAAGGGCGGTGACACGCTGGTCTTTTTGCACTCGGATACCGAGGACGGCGAGCGCTGTGCCGACCACCTGAACACCTACTTCGCGGGACAGGGGCACCCGGTGCACGTGCGGCGCGTCGCGGGCCTGAGCTACAACGAGAAGGGCTTCGTCTCGCATGGGCTGCGCGCGCTGGTGCGGCTGCTTGCCGAGGAAATCCGCACGGCGAAGCGGGCCGAGCAGCGCCCCCTGCTCAACGCGACGGGCGGCTTCAAGGCTGAAATCGCCTACGCCACCGCCGTGGGCCTGATGTTTCACGTGCCCGTGAGCTACATCCACGAGCGCTTCGGGGACGTGGTCACCCTGCCCGCTTCTCCGGTCGGTTGGGACTACAGCCTCCTGAGCTGGTACCGCGACTTCTTCGACTGGCTGGACGAGGAACCGCGCCCCACCCACGCCGTTCACGAGCGCCTGGCCGCCCTGCCCGAAAGCGTGGCCCTCCTCGTCGAGGACGCCCCCGACGGCCAGAGCTACCTCTCGCCGCTGGGTGAAGCGTACCTGGAAGCGTTCCGGGGCCAGGCGGACACCCGGCGATCCTTGCGGCTCTCGGCCAGTGCCCGGCGAACCCTAGACGCCCTGGACTTCAGCACCCAGAGCGCCTACCGCCAGTTGCTCGAACGCCTGCGCCACGGCGGGGCGGGCGACTGGCGGCGCAGCGCGGAACTCGTGCGGGGCGACGTGTTCAAGTTTCCCAAGGGCCACAGCGTGCACCGCGCCTTTGTGCGCGAGGACGACGCCGGATTGTGGGTCCTCGAGCTGTGCGGCCATGAGGACGAGCGGCGCTACCAGGAGTTGATACGAACCATTCGCTGGAGCCACTACCAGGAAGACGAGTTCTCCGCCTTGCCCTAA
- a CDS encoding ABC-2 family transporter protein → MVEYRAEVVIWILSGTLSLVMMLVWMAQADAAPGGQVRGYSAPEFASYFLSIWLVSQVLVVWVAWELDFEVRQGTLSPKLLRPMDPLWGHYAAHLAERVVRLPPLLLLVALFAWLSGASLTADPLAYLVALGLAFLGFSLRFLYEYTIGLLAFWTESSTSFQELIWLVYAALGGIFAPLAFYPPWVQQVALWTPFPYMLGLPAQLLAGKATLTDAGRGALVLLVWLVIFWVVRLAVWRAGLRKYGAVGA, encoded by the coding sequence ATGGTGGAGTACCGGGCCGAGGTGGTGATCTGGATACTCTCCGGTACCCTCTCGCTGGTGATGATGCTGGTGTGGATGGCCCAGGCGGACGCCGCTCCCGGCGGGCAGGTGCGGGGCTACAGCGCCCCCGAGTTTGCCTCCTATTTCCTGAGCATCTGGCTGGTGAGCCAGGTCTTGGTGGTGTGGGTGGCCTGGGAGCTGGATTTCGAGGTCCGGCAGGGCACGCTTTCGCCCAAGCTGCTGCGGCCGATGGACCCCCTGTGGGGCCACTACGCCGCGCACCTCGCCGAACGGGTGGTGCGCCTTCCCCCGCTGCTGCTGTTGGTGGCCCTGTTCGCCTGGCTGTCCGGCGCAAGCCTAACCGCTGACCCCCTCGCCTATCTCGTGGCGTTGGGCCTCGCCTTTTTGGGCTTTAGCCTGCGCTTTCTGTATGAGTACACCATTGGTCTCCTGGCCTTTTGGACCGAATCAAGCACCTCCTTTCAGGAACTGATCTGGCTGGTGTACGCCGCCCTGGGCGGAATTTTTGCCCCACTGGCCTTTTATCCTCCGTGGGTGCAGCAGGTCGCGCTCTGGACGCCCTTTCCCTACATGCTGGGCCTGCCCGCGCAGCTTCTGGCGGGCAAGGCAACCCTGACCGACGCTGGGCGCGGCGCCCTGGTGCTGCTCGTGTGGTTGGTGATCTTTTGGGTGGTCCGGCTGGCCGTGTGGCGTGCGGGGTTACGGAAATACGGGGCGGTCGGAGCATGA
- a CDS encoding chromate transporter has translation MTSTAPATPPEATPAPARPTPLSLARMFVGVALSGIGGGLPAHTRRALTSRGWMTEEAFAETFTLAQLTPGPNAVNLAAMVGARLAGGLGALASVLGVLTPGLLAMVAASALTLEQPGGLPAALQSALRGAACAALAVLLTAALPVVRVGWRVRGGPTVTLAAFLALGVLRLDLLPVLLVLVGAGLLIHRPGGRHA, from the coding sequence ATGACCTCCACCGCGCCCGCCACGCCGCCGGAGGCGACCCCGGCGCCCGCCCGACCCACCCCGCTGAGCCTTGCCCGGATGTTTGTGGGCGTGGCCCTGTCGGGCATCGGCGGCGGGCTCCCGGCACACACCCGCCGGGCCCTGACCTCGCGCGGCTGGATGACGGAAGAGGCGTTCGCGGAGACGTTCACCCTGGCGCAGCTCACGCCGGGACCGAACGCGGTGAACCTGGCGGCGATGGTAGGAGCGCGGCTGGCGGGGGGACTGGGGGCGCTGGCCAGCGTGCTGGGGGTGCTGACACCAGGGCTACTGGCCATGGTTGCGGCGAGCGCGCTGACGCTGGAGCAGCCCGGCGGCCTACCGGCAGCCCTGCAGAGCGCCCTGCGGGGAGCAGCGTGCGCGGCGCTGGCGGTGCTGCTCACGGCGGCACTTCCGGTGGTGCGGGTGGGCTGGCGGGTGCGGGGTGGCCCCACCGTCACCCTGGCGGCCTTTTTGGCCCTGGGCGTGCTGCGGCTCGATCTTCTGCCCGTACTGCTCGTCCTGGTGGGGGCGGGCCTGCTGATCCACCGGCCCGGAGGACGGCATGCCTGA